The nucleotide window CGGTGGTCGGCTATCCCCAGTATCGCCGCCGTGTAGATTTCACGCCCGGTCCTCAGGGGCTCACTGGCGCGGTGCGCGTCCAGGTCACCGTCGAGTACCAGTCGATGACCACCGGCCCGCGAATGGTGACCCTTGCGACGGTACTGTCCAGGAGATGAGCACCGAATGGCCCTCAGCTTGACCCTCATCGTGCTTGTGGCGCTCACTGCGCCCATGCTGGCGCTCCTCTCGGTGAGCGCGCTCGAACCCCTGATCGCTCGGAATCTGGTCGACGCGACCAGGGCCCTTTATGTCGCCGAGGCCGGGATTGAGTGGGCGTTTGCTCTGCTGGTCGATACGGCGGACCCCGGCGAAGTTGTCAACCTGGCGCCGCCTCCCGGGCTGCTGCCCTGGGGAACGGCCTTGATTACCGCTACGTCGGCCGCCACCCCTGGGGTCGTCATCCTCACGAGCACCGGGACGGTGAACGGCGCCCAGCGGATCGTTGAGGTCGCTCTGAGCCCCGTCCCCGTGAGCCTGGCGGGCGGCTCCGAAAGCCCGGGGATTCTGGGCCGGCCCCGGATCGTCAGCTGGCGGGAGCGCTGATGACACCGCCTCCCGAGCGCCAGGTCGCCGGGGGGCCGGCAGCCTGGCCACGGCGACGGGTGCGAGCGCGCCGGATCGGGCACCCGGAGACAGCAGGAATGGATATCTGCGGCCGGATTGGCGTTCCGTAAAACTTAGGTCCAGGGCATGATGCTTTCTATACTAGTTTCAAGACGGAGGGCACGCGGAGCCACGCCATGTTCAAGATGCCGTTCTTGCAGAAGCGGCGGAACACGTTCGGCTTGGACGTTGGGTCCAGCACCATCAAGGCACTTCAACTCAGCCAGAATGGTGGGGGGTTCAAGCTGGCCGCGCTCGGCATCGCGTCGTTGCCGCCCGACGTGATCGTGGAAGGCACGATCAGGGAGCCGGCTGTAGTCACCGAAGCCATCCAAGAGGCCGTGAGCCGCGCGGGTATCAGCACGAAGGACGCGGCCATCGCGCTCTCTGGCCGTGAGCTTATCATCAAGAAGATTCAGATCCCGACGGTGCCGGCCAAGGAACTCCAGGATGCCATGCAGCTCGAGGCCGAGCATCACATCCCTTTCGCGATCGATGAGGTCTATCTCGACTACCACGTCGTGGGCAAGCCCGAGGAGACGATGGATCTCATTCTCGTCGCCGTCAAAAAGTCCAAGGTAACGGAGTACGTCTCGGTCGTGGAGGCGGCGGGGCTCAACCCTGTGGTCGTCGACGTGGATGGCTTCGCGCTGGGCAACCAGTTCGAGCTGAATCAGCCCGACGAGCACGGTGAGGCCGTGGCCCTGGTAGACATCGGCGCCTCGGCGATGAAGACCAACGTCGTCCGGGACGGAACCTCGATCTTCGCCCGCGACATCCCGTTCGGGGGAAAGAACTACACCCAGGCCATCGCCCAGCAGTTGCGGGTCTCGATTGAGCAGGCGGAAGCGGCCAAGCTCGGCAAGGACGTGGGGATCCCCTGGGACTCGATCGTCGGCGCTCTGGAGGCGGTCTCTCGGGAGCTGTCGCTCGAGATCCAGCGCACCTTCGATTACTTCGCCTCGACCGCCGAATCCGAGCGTATCGGCAAGATCGTTTTGGCGGGCGGCTGCGCTCAATTGCCGGGCCTTGTCGATTACCTCTCGTCGACGTGGGGCATCCGGGTCGAGGTCGCCCGGCCTTTCGACCGCATCCACGTCGGTTCCGCCTACGCCGATACCGTGGCCACGGCCGGGCCGGGGCTCGCCGTCGCCGTTGGACTGGGGTTGAGGCGCGCCGGAGACAAAGACCAGTGATCAAGATTAACCTGGTCCCCCCTGAGAGACGGCGCCGTCGCGCCGGCCTCTCCCTTGAGCTGCCCAGCTTCAACCTCGGTGTACTCTTCGCGGTCGTCTACCTTCTGGCCATCGTTGGGATCGGTGTGACCTGGCTGTGGCGGTCGGCGACGGAGTCCCGGTTGACGGCTCAGGTGCAAAAGGACAAGGTGGAGCTATCCGTCTTGAAGGCCACGATCGGTCAGGGAACGAAGATCAAGGAGCAGCACGCCGCGCTGAAGGCCCGCCTCCAGGCGATCGACGAACTGAGCAAGAATCAGCACCGGTCGATCGCGCTCCTCGATGCCTTCGTCAACACGGTCCCTCCGGACCTCTGGATCAACACGTTGGAGGACAAGGGCGCGGCGCTGAGGGTCTCGGGAACCGCCCACTCGCCTACGGCGATCTCTGACTTCATGTCGAACCTGCGCCGGTCTGGACGCTTCAAGGACATCGACATCCTCATCGCCAAGCAGGATCTCGCCAAGAACCCTCGGCCGGTGACCTTCGAAGTCACCTGTCGATT belongs to Candidatus Methylomirabilota bacterium and includes:
- the pilM gene encoding type IV pilus assembly protein PilM, whose translation is MFKMPFLQKRRNTFGLDVGSSTIKALQLSQNGGGFKLAALGIASLPPDVIVEGTIREPAVVTEAIQEAVSRAGISTKDAAIALSGRELIIKKIQIPTVPAKELQDAMQLEAEHHIPFAIDEVYLDYHVVGKPEETMDLILVAVKKSKVTEYVSVVEAAGLNPVVVDVDGFALGNQFELNQPDEHGEAVALVDIGASAMKTNVVRDGTSIFARDIPFGGKNYTQAIAQQLRVSIEQAEAAKLGKDVGIPWDSIVGALEAVSRELSLEIQRTFDYFASTAESERIGKIVLAGGCAQLPGLVDYLSSTWGIRVEVARPFDRIHVGSAYADTVATAGPGLAVAVGLGLRRAGDKDQ
- a CDS encoding PilN domain-containing protein, translating into MIKINLVPPERRRRRAGLSLELPSFNLGVLFAVVYLLAIVGIGVTWLWRSATESRLTAQVQKDKVELSVLKATIGQGTKIKEQHAALKARLQAIDELSKNQHRSIALLDAFVNTVPPDLWINTLEDKGAALRVSGTAHSPTAISDFMSNLRRSGRFKDIDILIAKQDLAKNPRPVTFEVTCRFEI